The sequence below is a genomic window from Lolium perenne isolate Kyuss_39 chromosome 7, Kyuss_2.0, whole genome shotgun sequence.
taatttgtattatttttaattactttcaattttataatttttaatttttttttgccaaacctaaaacctgaatatttgaaaatcttataatttgctaaaagtaatagtaatctttatgcaggatgcaattattaattttaatttaaaaaaaaataaaaaaaatcctaaatttctagcaaaaaactaaaatcttcctcctttcatattttaatttggaattttgagaatctaaaaattggctaaccgggtaacctTGATTTGTTAATAtttcctaatagtaggttgcgtatCTTACAGGAAtttcaaaagattttattttttgaattttctattattttcttttatattttacaaagctaaaaaaaggcgatccataggggagggggtggaggtgcgtggggagcagaaaaacctttagCACCGCACGAATCGGTGCTAAAACTCTAGCTTCTAaaccggtgctaatgcaccctttagcaccggttcgtagccGGTCCGGTGCTAATGCTCTTTGGAGCCAAAAAAccaaagcctctttttctactagtgaaataTGCTCAATCAAATCATCTTTTAGAGCTCTGTGGGTTGGACGATTACAGATTCTAGCATCTCTGTTCAGTACATCGGCAAATGCTGGCATGTCACCATGAGTAAATACTGATGGAAGGACGGTCAATGAGCCTGCTTCCTCATTCAAATTCAAATCAAGAATATTGCcagcctcttctttttcatcatgGACTATCATGTTGTGTAGAATGATGCAAGCTATCATAATATTATGGAGATCTCCCCGATCATATAGACGTGCCGGATGCTGTAAAATGGACCAGCGATTTTCAGGTACTCATCGAGAGCATCAGCCGGAGTACCATACGCTAGCTAGCGAAGAGCCGACGTGCTTTCTGGAGAGGAGAGAGTCCATCACGGTCTAGAGCATCTCTCCTTTGTGTGAACTCCGGAGACCACTCTCCTAGAGCATGTACCATTCGCTCGAAGAGAGGTCTACTGGGCTGAAACCAACGCCATTGTCTCCAGGTATACTGTGCTGAAACCACTATGATACACACCATTCACAGCAGTCCACTCACCATGGAAAGCACCGAGCCTTTTCTTGGTCCGTTGCCACTCTTGCTTCAACTGATTGTGATCTCTCTTTCGGTTGCTTGGTGGGGTACTGTTGTATAGGGCGCGAATATCGTCCCAGAACTTCTCACTCTTCTTACCATTCCCATCAATGGGATCAATTGAGCACTCCAACCAAGCGTTTGCCTAGATTGTGAACATTTAATTCAGTCGAGTCTAACAAGCTAGAAGAATGTAATTGCATATAAAAATGACTTGAGGAAGAATATCCTTACAATCGGACATGTTCCTCAGGTGTATAGGACAGACGTTGTGTGGTCCTTTCGCTCGGTTCATCGTCATcaacattgatttccttcctattcCTTTTGGAAGAAGTTGAATTCACTTTGGCAGGAGCTTTAGgatgcggtggcggtggtggtgttgAAAAGGAATCATGTGGCGAAGTACCAACAAAGTGCAAATTCTCCATCCTTTGGTTTCCTTGTTCGTGATGGTGCATTGGCGGTGGTTGGAAATTATACATATGCATTGGCGAGATTTGTCCAAAACTAAGCAAACCTTCAGGTGCAGGGGTATACAATGGCCTCCTATTGGAAATAAGATTACACCATGTCATCAAAATATAGTAGTTCCCTAAGAGTACCGAGTGTATGATCTAGCAAATAATGCAGTGCCAATGAGGGAAAAAATAGCAGCCATCAGTTATGTTGATCCTCTGTACAACTTTGGCACATAAATACTGAGTGAACTAAGCAGGCCACGGTCCACTTTATAATCAAAAAGAATGGAACCGTACTGATTCTATACTAGCAGAGTTAAGAGCTTCTAGTTCAGAGTCAGACCACATTGCATGCAAGCAGTTTCGCACATTCGACAGTTTAGCTTCAGTTTAACAACCACGCTCGGTGTGTTTCTGTCTATTCATCGATGAAAAGGGTAAACTAGTGCATGCCCAATCCAACTGAAAAATTGATCTAACAATTTGTACAATACGGCCACTTGATTTCCGCTACacaggtggcggcggtggtgctgaACTTACCATTGATTCATGCAGGGGTTGGTGGAGGAGCTTGACAGGACGCCATGGTAGAAGTGCGGTggttgttataaaagcgacaagcaaataacgaagaacgaaacaagaacacacgtaggggacacaagatttaacgtggaaaaccccttccaacacagaaggggaaaaaaaccacgggcgccagccagcaaaacttcactatatcggaggtgtttacaaacgccgtgggttctcttataatctgataaaccctagccggcggcttacaagatgtatatataggcggtgccaacgatccgtaccgtaccgcggggggctgccgccccccgcaccccccttcgcaggcgtccctgcagggcacgacgtacgggcctcgctccgctcgtcagaagttagcctccctttagtatatgaatttggatcacaatacaacaaactccaccttgagacaaattccatcttgtagcatgaacttcaacaatctcctgaacaacaaaggaaaaacacttgctggcgccaacagccacttgggctaaacagttataccaaccaagctcgagcaaagctcaaacttggaaacaggaactggctttgtcatcatatcagcaggattatcatgagtacttatcttgcataccttcagtttaccttgagcaacaatgtcgcgaatataatggtacttgatgtcaatgtgctttgtcctctcatggaacatttgatctttagtaaggtatattgcactttgactgtcagaaaacaagttaatgcaagaatcatctccacaaagctcagcatacaaacctttcaaccaaacagactctttgccagcttcattaattgctatatattctgcttcggttgtagattgggcaacaacagattgtaacgttgccttccaactcacagcacatccaccaacagtgaacacataacctgtgagggatcttctcttatccaaatcggcagcaaaatctgaatccacatagcctacgagtccctcaccggtcttgccaaacttcaagcaagctttggatgtgccacgaaggtacctgaaaatccactgaacagctctccaatgttctttaccGGGATCAGCAAgatatcgactgaccaaactcatagcataggataaatcaggacgagaacaaaccatggcatacatcaaggaaccaacagcactagaatatggaactcgagacatgtactcaatatcttcatcagtactaggacattgcaatgctgacaatttgaagtgagaagcaattggtgtactaacagactttgcatcatgcatattaaaacgatgaagaactttctgaatgtaattatgctgactaagaaataacacactagatcttctgtctcttgtaatttccatacctagtattttcttagcagcaccaagatccttcatctcaaactcactacttaactgtgactttaaagtagtgatctctttcttgctcttggcagcaattaacatatcatcaacatataacagtaagtatattggtgatccattGACAAACTTGATATAgacacaactatcatacttagatctcttaaacttatgtgcaagcataaatgaatcaaaccttttgtaccactgtcttggagactgtttcagaccataaagggacctcttcaacttgcaaacaagatcctccttaccaggcacaacaaaaccttcaggttggtccatgtatatctcctcctcaagctcaccatgcagaaaagcagtctttacatctagctgctcaagctcaagatcacgcatagccacaataccaaagaaagcacgaatggaactatgcttcacaaccggagagaatacatcattataatcaatacctggaatttggctgaaaccttttgctactaaccttgccttaaacctcggaggctcactaggagacaaaccttcctttcttttaaatatccacttacagcggacagccttcttctgtttaggcaagggcacaacatcccatgtgccattcttgtcaagcgactgcatctcctcttgcatagcagaaatccacttcacgtggtcaacggatgcaacggcctcagtatatgtagcaggttcagtatcatgctccacctgttcagcacaactcaaagcatgatgaacaatattacattcttcaattaaacgaggacgtggacctttgttacgcctcggtctatcagtagcaatggaactatttgtttgctgcaaaacaggtggtgagtgctgaacaacagtgttatcattttcatcaacatcattttctttctcctccacgtgctccacctgcacgctaatcctctgttgttcatcatcagaattatcagaaaaatcaacagcatcagtaacatctgtagatgaactcttataaagcatgacagcctcattaaagactacattcctgctatgcaaaactttcttagtttcaggattccataacttatatgccttaactcctgaaccataaccaagaaaaacacacttaacagccctgggctctagctttccattatcagcatgagcataagcagtgcaaccgaaaactctcaactgtgaataatcagcaggtgaaccagaccatacctcaataggagttttcttatcaagcggaatacaaggtgacctgtttatcaagtaacaggcggtggaggctgcttcagcccagaaacgtctatgcataccggcattagacaacatgcagcgagccttggagatgatggttctgttcatcctctccgccacaccattctgctgaggagtatatgggatggtgtggtgcctgacaatgccttcatcgctgcaataatcattgaaaacagtagaacaaaactccatgccattgtcagtacgaagcaatttaactttcttttctgtttgcttctctaccataactttccactttctaaaagcatcaaacacatcagatttatgtttcagaaagaatggccacacttttctggagtaatcatctatgatagtaagcatgtaatttgcaccaccaagagaagtcttgcgggaaggtccccacacatcagcatgcacataatctaaaatccctttggtggtatgaacggaagcattgaatttaactcttttatgcttaccaaaaatgcagtgctcacagaactcaaacttactcaaattgcagccatctagcaggtctctcctgtgcaattctgccatgccatgttcactcatatgtccaagacgcatatgccacagattagttttaccaggttcatcaggaataacagcagcagcaataccagacaaagtgctacctctaagaacatataactttgcagaattcatatcaccaatcatatgaacgagagaaccttttgttaccttcagaactccgcgagaaccggagtgtttgtacccgtcaagatcaagggtactgagagagatcagatttctggccatgccaggtatgtgtctcacatctgtcagagtgcgtgtcatgccatcatgcattttgatctgaacggagccaatgcccacgatctcacgtgggttgttatctcccatacgcacaacatctccactctgcacaaactcataagaactgaaccagtctttgttacagcaaatatgaaacgaacatgcagaatcaaggatccactcatcattaccagaaacacaaccagcaaacacaactaggcaatcgccatcagaattatcactggaaacaacatcagccttaccatcaccctcagatttatttttcggttggtaagtgccgtttcttttctctttgttctgcaacttccagcaatcatcaatattgtggctagttttcttacagtacttgcagaacttaccatctcgtcccttggactttgagcgacctctgtcggtcttgctcttatctctgttgtagttgttgtagttgttgtttctgttctcggtccttcctcggacctgcagtgcttctgccttagatgacgaaccctctgcctgcaccatagatttcatcttttccctctgttggagggcctcataaacttcggcaagggttagttcatcacgactgtataacaaggtgtctcgaaaattcgcaaaagaattaggcaacgagactaacagtataagagctagatcctcatcatcatactttacctccatggacagcaaatcagaaacgatctctttaaagatcgataggtgattcatcattgacgcaccttcttgcagcttgtgcgagaacaacttcatcttcacgtgcatcttactggttagatctttggacatgcagatcgattccagtttcaaccacagcgccgctgcggatttctcagccagcacttcctgcaagatattgttggatagatgaagctgaattaatgaaaaagccttacggtctttcctcttttcatcgtcggtccaggtcttggtatctttcttgccaaaaccatcaagagcttcatccagatcagaagattgggtaagtatcgccctcatcttcacttgccacagagaaaatctcgtggtgtaatccagctgcggtagatcgaacttcaaagaagacatgtcgcaaaaccctagattgaaacacgggctctgataccacttgttataaaagcgacaagcaaataacgaagaacgaaacaagaacacacgcaggggacacaagatttaacgtggaaaaccccttccaacacagaaggggaaaaaaaccacgggcgccagccagtaaaacttcactatatcggaggTGTTTACAAATGCCGTGGGttctcttataatctgataaaccctagccggcggcttacaagatgtatagataagcccaagcctccggcgacgggcctcgctccgctcgtcagaagttagcctccctttagtatatgaatttggatcacaatacaacagtgGTGTGGAGGGGTTCGCAGAGGAGCTAGTCGAGACGCTTGAGATCTGCTGCCGATTGAGAGCTTCCGTCGTGATGAGCACCGCACGCTCACCGGTGTGCCTCCTAACTCCAGATCGACGAACTCCGGGGCTCACATCCTCCTGTTTGTATCCACGACCACAAGGAGGAGGAAGAGCTGCCCAAGAACCCACCGAATCCAGAGTGAGAGAGAAGTACCAGGATCTCTGCTTCGCCGAGGAGAGCACACAACTTCGCCTCTCCTGCTCGCCTCCACGGCCATCCAGAAGAAGCTCCGTTGTATGCCGCCGAAAGCATTGCCTCTCCCCTCGCATCCATGGCCGGCCAGGGGAGGCTTTGCTTCACAGCAGCTCAGCAGCAGAAGATCCGCGGCTCCTACTTTATTTGCGGAGACGGTGGCTCCCTCCTCGTTTCCATGCTCCAACCACAGGAGGCAAAGAAGCAAGAAAGAGAACCCTAATCCCCATATCTTGCCGCCTAGATCCGAGGTACGGCTCCAAACCGCCACAGAGGGACGAAAACTAGAAGGAAAACGTAAATATCTACAGCCGGCGCCATCTCCTCTCCATCTCCAgccggctattccggcggagaGGACGAAGGAGCGGCCCGGTGAGGAGGGGGAGGAGAGCAGATACTGTAGCGAGGTGAGAGcgagatgggggggggggggggggggatgagaGCCGCATAAAGCTTGCTACATAGGCTCACCGGACATTTGGATACGTATGGAAGCGTATAAATATAGCTCAGACGGCATAGTAATGATTTTTTTTCAATGATCCACATTGATAGGCATGGAATCGATTCTTAATTATCCTCCTTTTGTAGTTATCTAAACGTGATTTTCTGACTGGATGGTTATTGACAGTAACTTAGAGTTAGAGATAGCTGTATACTAGATGTACTGTCCGTCTACATATAGTACACGTAATCTGCCTGTACTCTTGTAACCTGTATGTTGCTAATATAAATACATCATCACACGCTGGCCCAATAGGCGTACGAGCGTGCTTCCATATTCATTATAAGAAAACCTTTTTTTACATCAGCATACTCGGATATTTCTTTCTATCACTCCCCTAGTCAATATATGCATTTTAAACCTTTTCACACATATATGATGCCAAACGAGGATATATAGCTAAACTATAAACGAGTGACCAAATATATATACTCTACTCCTCAAATGGCTGGCCTGGCTGCTGGCTCGGTATATGTGCGGTATATAACACTTCGTTTAACACAAGCAACAAAAATGTAAGATAACCCAAGTAGTAGCATACATGATTGTCATAATATATTTTTACCCCAAATAAGTCTGACCATAAGTTTGCTGTCAAGAAAAGTGTGACTATAAGTCGCTTCTTTTAGGAAACGTGATGCCCACAGAGAGGCTCATTtttaaagtactccctccgtccgcgAAAAGGTGTCGGGCCGACGTTTTCGTGAAAACCCCCCTGTTGTTTTTCCGACCACGCGCACGGTCCTCGCGCAGACACCGCCCTCCACCCCGACGACGCCTTCTTCCTTGCTCTCGTCGACGGCGCCCTCCACCCGACGCTACTCCCTCTCCGCCCCAAGCCCTCCACCCGACGTTGCGCGCGACATCGCCGCCCTCTCCTCCGCTCGCCGCGGGCGTTCTATCATTCTCTCGCGTCGCGGCACCGTCATCCTCCCGTGCCCACCGTGGTGTGATAAAAATGGGGATTTTCCTCCGGATCTCTCTCGATGGTGGCGGCACGGCGGAGATCAAGTCGCGGTGGTGGCTGGAGGAGATCCAATCGCGGTGGTGCTGCTATTGGAGGCACGGCGGAGCTCCAATCGGGTGATGTGGCTGGATCCTCCCGAGGTCGTGGTAAAGATGCCAATTTGCTCTGGATATGTCGTGGTGGCGCTGGTGGCGGCACGGCGGAGCTCGAGTGGCGCTGGTGGCGGCACGGTGGAAAGGAAGCGGCGGCTGAGCGCTGAGCAGGTCGTGGCGCTGGAGCAGAGCTTCGACGAGGAGAAGCGGAAGCTCGAGCCGGAGCGGAAAATCGAGCTGCCACGGCGGCTGGGGATGGCGCCGCGCAAGGTGGCCGTGTGGTTCCAGAACGGCCGCGCTCGGTGGAAGGCAAATCAGCTCGCCGGACGCGACGTGCTCCCGGCAGACAACGGCCGCCTCCGTTCTTAGGTGCGCATCTGGCCGTGTGGTTCCAGTACTTTTGCTATAGTCTTCAGATTGCCTTGTGCTCCAGTCTCCAGATTAGTTTCAGTAATATGCCTTAGTTTCCTTGTGCTTTTGACTGCATTGGATCAGTGGTTACCAGATGCTAAGGTAGGATGATGTTTCTTTTTGGTTTTTCTATTGATTGCAGGAATGAGAATACTCCAATCCAAGTGTTTATTTATTAGAGAGCTCAAACAAAGTTCTGAAATTTTAATTCACCAAAGAAATGGGTACAGGAAAAATGGCCATTCATTCCATGTTACTTATAGGTAGCAACCTGAAAAATTCTGGGATTTAGATTTGCTTATACTCCTCGATGCTGAACAACCTAGAAAGTCTGAATGTACTGAACAACATAAAATTCTGAGATCATCTGTGTTGTAACACACTGTAGTACTGTACTGAAACTAAGCAAATCCCAGTAATACCAAACCATTAGATGCTAGATTTTCATGACCTTTTCATCTGGTAAAATACAACCTAAATAAATCCAATCTCAGCCGGTTTATATCTTTGGCAATCTCTGAATTTTTGTTTGTTCTAGGCATTTGCACTTTGGCTTAGCATGCGCACCCTTTACAAACTTAGGTAACAATACTGGAGGTTCTGTGAACATATCCATAACACAAAATCTCTGAGTTTTTGCGCACGGCATGGAGTATAATAATAGTCTGTCTACTAGATTTACAAAATCATTCAACAAAGCACCACATTGTGTGAATCTAGTCTATTCAGAAAGCATTTTCTTCGTGCAGATGTCATGCTCCTCATTAACCGCGACGCATTCTGATCCAGGGTAGAGCTTTTCAAATATTTAGAGGCAGATGTAGCCTTTGATTTCTTCACCTTCGTTTCATGTTCATTCTCATCTGTAAATGGGATAGTAAATGAGACATGCAGTAAGGTAATGATCAGACTAAGAAATAGATCCTTACTTAAGTTCTCAAAGGCCTGGAAATAAATCCTCACCTAAGTTCTCGAAGGCAAACACATTATGGTCATAAATAGAGTACATCCTCTTGGGGTGTGGAGCTGGAGTCGAGGGTCTCTCCGGGTTGGTGATTTCAGTAGCACTTGGGGCACACCTCATCACTACATCTTTATTATCCACAACTGACATAGGAGATGCACCACTATCAGCTTCCTCTAGCAAGCTTGAGAACCACGGAAACGTGCTCTGCCTAACATAGAAGAGCATATATGCTTCTTGATGTAGTGCACTTGTCTCAGTAATTGAATCAACCTGCAACACAAACATGACTTTTACAAGGTGAAAATGCTCTGTCATGAAAAGAAAGAGCAAATAACTTGTGACACTTACAAGTGAGTCATTCATTAAGTGCCAACTGCTTGGTGAAGAACGAATGACGCatacatagtggccaaagctaggTAAGCCAGAATGCTTAACAACGCCATAAAGATCATATTTTAAGTCCTGATGCATGTGAAAATACAGGCAAAACATCAAAATCTGCTTAATGATAAACCTACAAGACGAGAAGAGCACAAAAACTCACCTCCTTGTCTGGATTACTGTGGAATGGCTTCAAATCAAGTTCTGATGGGTATACCACATGTTTCCCAATCTTTTCAATGGAACCATCAAGTATGGCGAAGCGCTTTAGTTGAAATGCAAGGACATCTGGTGCTTTATCAAGTAGAAGTTGCTTGTCCTTACAAACTTGACCATTACAACTTCCACATGTGATCTTGTTCTTAGCATCACCGATTTGCTCCACCTTAGTGAAAGATTCCAATGCAGCAGCAAGGTCATCAACCTGATCAATCTCCAAGCTAAGATCAAGGAACGGCTCGAATGTCTCCGAGCAGTGGCCACAATCACGGCATGTCAACTATACGAATAGGATTGCATTAGTTGGAACACAAGTACAAATGTAACAAATAAGCAATGACAAACAAGCAAAGACAAAGTATACATACATGGTTTATCATTCGACCACCAAACACCTGCTTGACAATACTTTCCTCATCAATAGACGAGGGCTTCCCCTTTGACTTGGGATCAAGGGTACACTTATGCAAATTTTCCAACAAGCAACGAAGGAACTCATGTGCATCCTCTTGTTGTCCTGGTAAAAAATCTGAAGATAATTCTGGCAAATATTGTCAAGGAATAGACAGAATTTTAAACATTGCTTGCTTGCTGTTAAGAGAAAACAAATGCTCAATCCAAAGGATACTGCTTAAATTATCTTTGAACCTTGTTGGCACTAAAACAGACCCAGACCTTTGAATCGATTCTGCCATATGTTCTTTAAGGGCGCAGAAAGAACAGAACCCATCTGCATCATCTATATGTTAACACTAGAACAGATCATGCAAAGAAAAGCAAAATAAATGGATTTGGCGGCATTTTAACAAAACAAAAAGCTATTAACAGAAACAGTACATACATGAGCATGGAGTGGAGTGGTAAGTGCAACCGAGCTTCTTCAAAAGTGGGACAGTATGAGTGAGCTAACATTCAAACAACCTGGTGCTAGCTGCTGGAGTATACTTCTTGCTAATTGTGTGCTCAAATTGTACCTGCAGCTGAAGACGAAGTTGTTCCTGCTTGGCTTCATCAACTGGGAAGACGGCGAGGGAAACGGACGGCTCCGGCATGGGAAGCGGCAGAGAACGGCCTCGCCTGT
It includes:
- the LOC127316289 gene encoding uncharacterized protein, whose amino-acid sequence is MAGLAAGSVYVRTPSVREKVSGRRFRENPPVVFPTTRTVLAQTPPSTPTTPSSLLSSTAPSTRRYSLSAPSPPPDVARDIAALSSARRGRSIILSRRGTVILPCPPWCDKNGDFPPDLSRWWRHGGDQVAVVAGGDPIAVVLLLEARRSSNRVMWLDPPEVVVKMPICSGYVVVALVAARRSSSGAGGGTVERKRRLSAEQVVALEQSFDEEKRKLEPERKIELPRRLGMAPRKVAVWFQNGRARWKANQLAGRDVLPADNGRLRS
- the LOC127316288 gene encoding ubiquitin carboxyl-terminal hydrolase 21-like gives rise to the protein MPEPSVSLAVFPVDEAKQEQLRLQLQMMQMGSVLSAPLKNIWQNRFKELSSDFLPGQQEDAHEFLRCLLENLHKCTLDPKSKGKPSSIDEESIVKQVFGGRMINHLTCRDCGHCSETFEPFLDLSLEIDQVDDLAAALESFTKVEQIGDAKNKITCGSCNGQVCKDKQLLLDKAPDVLAFQLKRFAILDGSIEKIGKHVVYPSELDLKPFHSNPDKEDLKYDLYGVVKHSGLPSFGHYVDSITETSALHQEAYMLFYVRQSTFPWFSSLLEEADSGASPMSVVDNKDVVMRCAPSATEITNPERPSTPAPHPKRMYSIYDHNVFAFENLDENEHETKVKKSKATSASKYLKSSTLDQNASRLMRSMTSARRKCFLNRLDSHNVVLC